From the Musa acuminata AAA Group cultivar baxijiao chromosome BXJ1-2, Cavendish_Baxijiao_AAA, whole genome shotgun sequence genome, one window contains:
- the LOC103976550 gene encoding DEAD-box ATP-dependent RNA helicase FANCM isoform X1 — translation MTSRLIWFAAEWIERGLCASRPTFPISARSEESPKRGSEMATPALPLDDDDNDEFDWEAAVREIDDACQLASASTSTSNPQGFATPVATAGAPANLWRRGGEGRQSTLDRFVVDFHGTKRTRNDDGNRFGSRGREAKEEQNLVGGDEQLAVDIDLEAAKTWIYPVNVPLRDYQFSIARTALFSNTLVALPTGLGKTLIAAVVMYNYYRWFPEGKIVFTAPSRPLVMQQIEACHNIVGIPQEWTIDMTGQMSPPKRSAFWKSKRVFFVTPQVLEKDIQSGICLVKQLVCLVIDEAHRALGNYSYSVAVRELMTVPVQLRILALTATPGSKQRTVQNVIDNLHISTMEYRSESDHDVSPYVHNRTLELIQVAMSEDASVINNLLLEGIHPYVARLCTIGVLHNRDAAKWSPCELLNSRDKFRQAPPSSLPHVKYGEVEGCFGVLITLYHIRKLLSSHGVRPAYDMLQEKLRQGSFARMMSKNETVLKAKLLMQRSLSHGAPNPKLVKMTEILMDHFKRKDFKESRVIIFSNFRGSVRDIMDTLSSIGDLVKATEFVGQNSGKTLKGQSQKVQQAVLQKFRTGGYNVIVATSIGEEGLNITEVDLVICFDANVSPLRMIQRMGRTGRKHDGRVVVLACEGSELKGYLKKQATSKTVRKHMHNGGINSFNFHDSPRMVPHICKPEVQFVELSIEQFIPRGKKIKEESGHQSPFLNKISKEEHDLISRYFDPSKTDTWRPSLIAFPGFQTFPSAVHIVRHSFKTTMMLIDAMQRLEGLSFSRAKKDLMVEVAASSQSIAGMITSQNNTMQDTTKDCTDVQNDAPENLLQGRTSDVEEPAGGTSRSKDGSGATICTPPTHRFLFGGDFVKVNALGGVSIPNVPVLPLEGSVIYEIIRRNKKEFPSQEKNEITSKVSSPVHDGLPFENALELPLNAGTHSPNIDVQQEHGRINAISQTPVPKQNAELTEVKIAETPGDQEKDITSTLVGESSKIFSCVELSPRLTLFIEKGIVPESPISTCKVDKVHAGLTSDESASMLQNKFLVDRAPSSTVMLDNVLKNELPALSSNSPNVSKLLGKMDLYNTEGNVIDMDIKESASPLVAEMQTPLINPVTSTDEWQMSSGGASKTIMQAPKYRRLCKYGEKVKRQSCRTLTDKYDCCVSKSTGPTVLSKPKEIDCHQGRKQKANKYFDNFIEEEAEVSEDAEVSVDEEDDEHDDKYEDSFIDDRTNPTEASSQTEINGGDMLAFYRRSLLTQSPMETLPKCLVDSVSSRATGSGSCSSVKVHSSLQTPQNGLQSSNHSSGRYSISCQADSKQGYLTTMCGQESSIQRESSSKLESRKRKLSFHNACSVPARNFQLESTVHSEPLGKEFSHYQPGSTGIGNDVFCDDEFYQSIDLDAVEAQATELLRYKTRLHVDKPPATVLNIPAEINEVNHPSFDLGL, via the exons ATGACTTCCCGTTTGATATGGTTTGCCGCCGAGTGGATTGAACGAGGGCTTTGTGCTTCTCGCCCTACCTTTCCCATCTCCGCTCGATCCGAGGAATCCCCCAAGAGAGGAAGTGAAATGGCGACGCCCGCTCTCCctctcgacgacgacgacaacgAT GAATTCGACTGGGAGGCGGCCGTTCGGGAGATCGATGACGCCTGCCAACTCGCCTCCGCCTCGACCTCCACCTCGAACCCGCAAGGTTTTGCCACTCCTGTCGCGACGGCGGGAGCTCCGGCTAATTTATGGCGACGTGGCGGTGAGGGCCGGCAGTCTACTCTAGATAGATTCGTTGTGGACTTTCACGGCACAAAACGCACCAGGAATGATGATGGGAATCGTTTTGGATCCCGTGGTCGGGAGGCGAAGGAGGAGCAGAATCTTGTTGGTGGAGATGAGCAGCTTGCTGTCGATATCGACCTTGAAGCTGCCAAAACCTGGATTTATCCTG TGAATGTGCCTCTTCGTGATTACCAGTTCTCTATTGCAAGGACTGCTCTATTTTCAAACACATTAGTAGCATTGCCAACAGGACTGGGTAAAACACTTATTGCTGCTGTGGTGATGTATAACTACTATAGATGGTTTCCTGAAG GTAAAATTGTATTCACTGCCCCTTCACGACCTCTTGTTATGCAACAGATTGAAGCATGTCATAATATTGTTGGGATACCTCAG GAGTGGACAATTGATATGACAGGTCAAATGAGCCCTCCAAAACGATCGGCTTTCTGGAAATCCAAGAGAGTTTTTTTTGTCACTCCACAAGTGCTAGAAAAGGACATTCAATCTG GCATATGCTTGGTGAAGCAACTTGTTTGTTTGGTGATTGATGAAGCGCATCGGGCTTTGGGGAACTATTCCTATTCGGTCGCAGTTCGTGAG TTAATGACTGTTCCTGTGCAGTTAAGAATTCTCGCTTTGACAGCAACTCCTGGAT CAAAACAGCGGACGGTTCAGAATGTCATTgataatttgcatatctcaaccaTGGAGTATCGCAGTGAAAGTGATCATGATGTAAGCCCATATGTGCATAACAGGACACTCGAATTAATACAG GTTGCAATGAGCGAGGACGCAAGTGTGATTAATAATTTGTTGTTGGAAGGTATACATCCATATGTGGCTCGGCTTTGTACAATTGGCGTGTTGCACAACAGGGATGCTGCAAAA TGGAGCCCCTGTGAGTTACTTAATTCAAGGGATAAATTCCGTCAAGCACCTCCATCAAGTCTTCCACATGTAAAATATGGAGAAGTAGAGGGATGTTTTGGTGTTCTAATTACCCTTTATCACATAAGGAAGTTGCTTTCGAGCCATGGTGTGAGGCCAGCATATGATATGCTTCAAGAAAAACTGAGGCAAGG GTCATTTGCGAGAATGATGTCCAAGAATGAAACCGTCTTGAAAGCAAAACTTTTAATGCAGCGGAGCTTGTCACATGGTGCTCCAAATCCGAAGTTAGTAAAAATGACAGAAATTCTAATGGATCATTTCA AAAGAAAAGATTTCAAGGAGTCGAGAGTGATCATCTTCTCCAATTTTAGGGGGAGCGTCAG AGATATAATGGACACATTATCTAGCATTGGTGACCTTGTTAAAGCCACCGAGTTTGTCGGGCAAAACTCAG GTAAAACACTGAAGGGACAGTCTCAAAAAGTGCAACAAGCTGTTCTACAG AAATTCCGAACTGGCGGTTACAATGTGATTGTGGCAACATCAATAGGTGAAGAAGGTTTAAATATTACGGAAGTTGATCTTGTTATTTGCTTTGATGCAAATGTTTCACCTCTGAGAATGATCCAGCGCATGGGAAGGACTGGAAGGAAGCATGATGGGAGAGTAG TAGTTCTAGCTTGTGAAGGATCTGAGCTCAAGGGATACTTAAAGAAACAAGCAACCAGCAAGACTGTAAGGAAGCACATGCATAATGGTGGAATCAATAGCTTTAACTTTCATGATAGCCCTAGAATG GTTCCACATATTTGTAAGCCGGAAGTGCAGTTTGTTGAACTGTCAATAGAACAATTTATCCCTCgtggaaagaaaataaaagaggaaTCAGGACATCAATCCCCGTTTCtgaataaaatttcaaaagaAGAGCATGATCTAATTTCTAGGTATTTTGATCCATCCAAAACGGATACATGGAGACCATCTCTTATTGCCTTCCCCGGCTTCCAAACTTTCCCTTCTGCAGTACATATAGTAAGACACTCATTCAAGACAACAATGATGTTAATTGATGCTATGCAACGTCTTGAAGGACTATCATTTTCCAGAGCCAAGAAGGATCTGATGGTTGAG GTTGCCGCCTCAAGTCAATCCATTGCTGGTATGATCACTTCACAGAATAATACTATGCAAG ATACCACTAAAGATTGTACTGATGTTCAAAATGATGCTCCAGAAAATTTGTTACAAGGGAGAACTTCTGATGTTGAAGAACCAGCTGGTGGAACTTCTAGAAGTAAAGACGGGTCTGGTGCCACCATCTGTACGCCCCCCACTCATAGATTTCTTTTTGGAGGAGATTTTGTCAAAGTAAATGCTTTAGGTGGTGTTTCCATCCCAAATGTACCTGTCCTTCCACTTGAGGGCTCtgtaatttatgaaattatcAGGAGGAACAAGAAAGAGtttccaagtcaagaaaagaatgaGATCACGTCAAAAGTGTCGTCACCGGTGCATGATGGTTTGCCTTTTGAAAATGCTTTAGAACTGCCATTAAATGCAGGAACTCATTCACCTAACATTGATGTGCAACAAGAGCATGGGAGGATAAATGCTATCTCACAGACACCGGTTCCTAAGCAAAATGCTGAACTTACAGAAGTCAAGATTGCTGAGACACCAGGTGACCAGGAAAAAGATATAACTTCTACATTGGTGGGTGAATCTAGCAAAATTTTTAGTTGTGTGGAGCTAAGTCCCAGACTCACTCTTTTTATTGAGAAAGGCATTGTTCCTGAGTCACCTATTTCTACTTGTAAAGTAGATAAGGTTCATGCTGGTCTGACATCAGATGAGTCTGCTAGCATGCTTCAGAACAAATTTCTGGTTGACAGGGCACCATCTTCAACAGTAATGTTAGACAATGTATTAAAGAATGAACTACCTGCACTATCTTCTAATTCTCCTAATGTCAGCAAGCTTTTAGGCAAAATGGACTTATACAACACCGAGGGAAATGTGATTGACATGGACATAAAAGAATCAGCTTCTCCTTTAGTTGCAGAAATGCAAACTCCTTTGATTAATCCAGTGACTAGCACCGATGAGTGGCAAATGAgttctggaggtgcatcaaaaacaaTTATGCAAGCCCCAAAGTATAGAAGGTTATGCAAATATGGAGAGAAAGTCAAAAGGCAATCTTGTCGGACTTTGACAGACAAGTACGATTGCTGTGTGTCAAAAAGTACTGGACCTACTGTGTTGAGCAAACCAAAGGAAATTGACTGTCACCAAG GTAGAAAGCAGAAGgcaaataaatattttgacaaCTTCATTGAAGAGGAAGCCGA GGTTTCTGAGGATGCAGAAGTTTCCGTGGATGAGGaagatgatgaacatgatgacaaATACGAGGACAGTTTCATAGACGATAGAACAAATCCTACTGAAGCAAGTAGTCAGACAGAAATTAATGGAGGTGACATGTTGGCCTTCTATAG GCGCTCTCTTCTCACCCAGTCACCTATGGAAACTCTGCCAAAATGTTTGGTCGACTCCGTTTCTTCTAGAGCTACTGGAAGTGGAAGCTGTTCATCAGTGAAAGTTCATAGTTCCCTTCAGACTCCTCAAAATGGCCTACAATCTTCAAACCATTCTAGTGGTAGATATTCTATATCCTGCCAAGCGGACTCTAAGCAGGGCTATCTGACAACAATGTGCGGTCAAGAAAGTAGCATCCAAAGAGAATCATCGAGTAAATTGGAAAGCAGAAAAAGAAAGTTAAGCTTTCATAATGCTTGCTCCGTACCAGCTAGAAACTTCCAGCTCGAGAGCACTGTGCATTCAGAACCCTTGGGCAAGGAATTTTCACACTATCAACCTGGGAGTACCGGAATTGGCAATGACGTGTTCTGCGATGATGAGTTCTATCAGAGTATTGATCTTGATGCAGTTGAAGCACAAGCTACTGAGCTCTTAAGGTACAAGACCAGATTACATGTGGATAAACCACCAGCAACAGTCCTTAATATTCCTGCAGAAATCAATGAAGTCAATCATCCTTCATTTGACTTGGGATTGTAA
- the LOC103976550 gene encoding DEAD-box ATP-dependent RNA helicase FANCM isoform X2 yields MTSRLIWFAAEWIERGLCASRPTFPISARSEESPKRGSEMATPALPLDDDDNDEFDWEAAVREIDDACQLASASTSTSNPQGFATPVATAGAPANLWRRGGEGRQSTLDRFVVDFHGTKRTRNDDGNRFGSRGREAKEEQNLVGGDEQLAVDIDLEAAKTWIYPVNVPLRDYQFSIARTALFSNTLVALPTGLGKTLIAAVVMYNYYRWFPEGKIVFTAPSRPLVMQQIEACHNIVGIPQEWTIDMTGQMSPPKRSAFWKSKRVFFVTPQVLEKDIQSGICLVKQLVCLVIDEAHRALGNYSYSVAVRELMTVPVQLRILALTATPGSKQRTVQNVIDNLHISTMEYRSESDHDVSPYVHNRTLELIQVAMSEDASVINNLLLEGIHPYVARLCTIGVLHNRDAAKWSPCELLNSRDKFRQAPPSSLPHVKYGEVEGCFGVLITLYHIRKLLSSHGVRPAYDMLQEKLRQGSFARMMSKNETVLKAKLLMQRSLSHGAPNPKLVKMTEILMDHFKRKDFKESRVIIFSNFRGSVRDIMDTLSSIGDLVKATEFVGQNSGKTLKGQSQKVQQAVLQKFRTGGYNVIVATSIGEEGLNITEVDLVICFDANVSPLRMIQRMGRTGRKHDGRVVVLACEGSELKGYLKKQATSKTVRKHMHNGGINSFNFHDSPRMVPHICKPEVQFVELSIEQFIPRGKKIKEESGHQSPFLNKISKEEHDLISRYFDPSKTDTWRPSLIAFPGFQTFPSAVHIVRHSFKTTMMLIDAMQRLEGLSFSRAKKDLMVEVAASSQSIAGMITSQNNTMQENLLQGRTSDVEEPAGGTSRSKDGSGATICTPPTHRFLFGGDFVKVNALGGVSIPNVPVLPLEGSVIYEIIRRNKKEFPSQEKNEITSKVSSPVHDGLPFENALELPLNAGTHSPNIDVQQEHGRINAISQTPVPKQNAELTEVKIAETPGDQEKDITSTLVGESSKIFSCVELSPRLTLFIEKGIVPESPISTCKVDKVHAGLTSDESASMLQNKFLVDRAPSSTVMLDNVLKNELPALSSNSPNVSKLLGKMDLYNTEGNVIDMDIKESASPLVAEMQTPLINPVTSTDEWQMSSGGASKTIMQAPKYRRLCKYGEKVKRQSCRTLTDKYDCCVSKSTGPTVLSKPKEIDCHQGRKQKANKYFDNFIEEEAEVSEDAEVSVDEEDDEHDDKYEDSFIDDRTNPTEASSQTEINGGDMLAFYRRSLLTQSPMETLPKCLVDSVSSRATGSGSCSSVKVHSSLQTPQNGLQSSNHSSGRYSISCQADSKQGYLTTMCGQESSIQRESSSKLESRKRKLSFHNACSVPARNFQLESTVHSEPLGKEFSHYQPGSTGIGNDVFCDDEFYQSIDLDAVEAQATELLRYKTRLHVDKPPATVLNIPAEINEVNHPSFDLGL; encoded by the exons ATGACTTCCCGTTTGATATGGTTTGCCGCCGAGTGGATTGAACGAGGGCTTTGTGCTTCTCGCCCTACCTTTCCCATCTCCGCTCGATCCGAGGAATCCCCCAAGAGAGGAAGTGAAATGGCGACGCCCGCTCTCCctctcgacgacgacgacaacgAT GAATTCGACTGGGAGGCGGCCGTTCGGGAGATCGATGACGCCTGCCAACTCGCCTCCGCCTCGACCTCCACCTCGAACCCGCAAGGTTTTGCCACTCCTGTCGCGACGGCGGGAGCTCCGGCTAATTTATGGCGACGTGGCGGTGAGGGCCGGCAGTCTACTCTAGATAGATTCGTTGTGGACTTTCACGGCACAAAACGCACCAGGAATGATGATGGGAATCGTTTTGGATCCCGTGGTCGGGAGGCGAAGGAGGAGCAGAATCTTGTTGGTGGAGATGAGCAGCTTGCTGTCGATATCGACCTTGAAGCTGCCAAAACCTGGATTTATCCTG TGAATGTGCCTCTTCGTGATTACCAGTTCTCTATTGCAAGGACTGCTCTATTTTCAAACACATTAGTAGCATTGCCAACAGGACTGGGTAAAACACTTATTGCTGCTGTGGTGATGTATAACTACTATAGATGGTTTCCTGAAG GTAAAATTGTATTCACTGCCCCTTCACGACCTCTTGTTATGCAACAGATTGAAGCATGTCATAATATTGTTGGGATACCTCAG GAGTGGACAATTGATATGACAGGTCAAATGAGCCCTCCAAAACGATCGGCTTTCTGGAAATCCAAGAGAGTTTTTTTTGTCACTCCACAAGTGCTAGAAAAGGACATTCAATCTG GCATATGCTTGGTGAAGCAACTTGTTTGTTTGGTGATTGATGAAGCGCATCGGGCTTTGGGGAACTATTCCTATTCGGTCGCAGTTCGTGAG TTAATGACTGTTCCTGTGCAGTTAAGAATTCTCGCTTTGACAGCAACTCCTGGAT CAAAACAGCGGACGGTTCAGAATGTCATTgataatttgcatatctcaaccaTGGAGTATCGCAGTGAAAGTGATCATGATGTAAGCCCATATGTGCATAACAGGACACTCGAATTAATACAG GTTGCAATGAGCGAGGACGCAAGTGTGATTAATAATTTGTTGTTGGAAGGTATACATCCATATGTGGCTCGGCTTTGTACAATTGGCGTGTTGCACAACAGGGATGCTGCAAAA TGGAGCCCCTGTGAGTTACTTAATTCAAGGGATAAATTCCGTCAAGCACCTCCATCAAGTCTTCCACATGTAAAATATGGAGAAGTAGAGGGATGTTTTGGTGTTCTAATTACCCTTTATCACATAAGGAAGTTGCTTTCGAGCCATGGTGTGAGGCCAGCATATGATATGCTTCAAGAAAAACTGAGGCAAGG GTCATTTGCGAGAATGATGTCCAAGAATGAAACCGTCTTGAAAGCAAAACTTTTAATGCAGCGGAGCTTGTCACATGGTGCTCCAAATCCGAAGTTAGTAAAAATGACAGAAATTCTAATGGATCATTTCA AAAGAAAAGATTTCAAGGAGTCGAGAGTGATCATCTTCTCCAATTTTAGGGGGAGCGTCAG AGATATAATGGACACATTATCTAGCATTGGTGACCTTGTTAAAGCCACCGAGTTTGTCGGGCAAAACTCAG GTAAAACACTGAAGGGACAGTCTCAAAAAGTGCAACAAGCTGTTCTACAG AAATTCCGAACTGGCGGTTACAATGTGATTGTGGCAACATCAATAGGTGAAGAAGGTTTAAATATTACGGAAGTTGATCTTGTTATTTGCTTTGATGCAAATGTTTCACCTCTGAGAATGATCCAGCGCATGGGAAGGACTGGAAGGAAGCATGATGGGAGAGTAG TAGTTCTAGCTTGTGAAGGATCTGAGCTCAAGGGATACTTAAAGAAACAAGCAACCAGCAAGACTGTAAGGAAGCACATGCATAATGGTGGAATCAATAGCTTTAACTTTCATGATAGCCCTAGAATG GTTCCACATATTTGTAAGCCGGAAGTGCAGTTTGTTGAACTGTCAATAGAACAATTTATCCCTCgtggaaagaaaataaaagaggaaTCAGGACATCAATCCCCGTTTCtgaataaaatttcaaaagaAGAGCATGATCTAATTTCTAGGTATTTTGATCCATCCAAAACGGATACATGGAGACCATCTCTTATTGCCTTCCCCGGCTTCCAAACTTTCCCTTCTGCAGTACATATAGTAAGACACTCATTCAAGACAACAATGATGTTAATTGATGCTATGCAACGTCTTGAAGGACTATCATTTTCCAGAGCCAAGAAGGATCTGATGGTTGAG GTTGCCGCCTCAAGTCAATCCATTGCTGGTATGATCACTTCACAGAATAATACTATGCAAG AAAATTTGTTACAAGGGAGAACTTCTGATGTTGAAGAACCAGCTGGTGGAACTTCTAGAAGTAAAGACGGGTCTGGTGCCACCATCTGTACGCCCCCCACTCATAGATTTCTTTTTGGAGGAGATTTTGTCAAAGTAAATGCTTTAGGTGGTGTTTCCATCCCAAATGTACCTGTCCTTCCACTTGAGGGCTCtgtaatttatgaaattatcAGGAGGAACAAGAAAGAGtttccaagtcaagaaaagaatgaGATCACGTCAAAAGTGTCGTCACCGGTGCATGATGGTTTGCCTTTTGAAAATGCTTTAGAACTGCCATTAAATGCAGGAACTCATTCACCTAACATTGATGTGCAACAAGAGCATGGGAGGATAAATGCTATCTCACAGACACCGGTTCCTAAGCAAAATGCTGAACTTACAGAAGTCAAGATTGCTGAGACACCAGGTGACCAGGAAAAAGATATAACTTCTACATTGGTGGGTGAATCTAGCAAAATTTTTAGTTGTGTGGAGCTAAGTCCCAGACTCACTCTTTTTATTGAGAAAGGCATTGTTCCTGAGTCACCTATTTCTACTTGTAAAGTAGATAAGGTTCATGCTGGTCTGACATCAGATGAGTCTGCTAGCATGCTTCAGAACAAATTTCTGGTTGACAGGGCACCATCTTCAACAGTAATGTTAGACAATGTATTAAAGAATGAACTACCTGCACTATCTTCTAATTCTCCTAATGTCAGCAAGCTTTTAGGCAAAATGGACTTATACAACACCGAGGGAAATGTGATTGACATGGACATAAAAGAATCAGCTTCTCCTTTAGTTGCAGAAATGCAAACTCCTTTGATTAATCCAGTGACTAGCACCGATGAGTGGCAAATGAgttctggaggtgcatcaaaaacaaTTATGCAAGCCCCAAAGTATAGAAGGTTATGCAAATATGGAGAGAAAGTCAAAAGGCAATCTTGTCGGACTTTGACAGACAAGTACGATTGCTGTGTGTCAAAAAGTACTGGACCTACTGTGTTGAGCAAACCAAAGGAAATTGACTGTCACCAAG GTAGAAAGCAGAAGgcaaataaatattttgacaaCTTCATTGAAGAGGAAGCCGA GGTTTCTGAGGATGCAGAAGTTTCCGTGGATGAGGaagatgatgaacatgatgacaaATACGAGGACAGTTTCATAGACGATAGAACAAATCCTACTGAAGCAAGTAGTCAGACAGAAATTAATGGAGGTGACATGTTGGCCTTCTATAG GCGCTCTCTTCTCACCCAGTCACCTATGGAAACTCTGCCAAAATGTTTGGTCGACTCCGTTTCTTCTAGAGCTACTGGAAGTGGAAGCTGTTCATCAGTGAAAGTTCATAGTTCCCTTCAGACTCCTCAAAATGGCCTACAATCTTCAAACCATTCTAGTGGTAGATATTCTATATCCTGCCAAGCGGACTCTAAGCAGGGCTATCTGACAACAATGTGCGGTCAAGAAAGTAGCATCCAAAGAGAATCATCGAGTAAATTGGAAAGCAGAAAAAGAAAGTTAAGCTTTCATAATGCTTGCTCCGTACCAGCTAGAAACTTCCAGCTCGAGAGCACTGTGCATTCAGAACCCTTGGGCAAGGAATTTTCACACTATCAACCTGGGAGTACCGGAATTGGCAATGACGTGTTCTGCGATGATGAGTTCTATCAGAGTATTGATCTTGATGCAGTTGAAGCACAAGCTACTGAGCTCTTAAGGTACAAGACCAGATTACATGTGGATAAACCACCAGCAACAGTCCTTAATATTCCTGCAGAAATCAATGAAGTCAATCATCCTTCATTTGACTTGGGATTGTAA